CACGTGGATGGAGATGGGCGGCCCGGTGCGAGTGGCGTCCGGGTTGTCATCGTCCTCCTCGGGCTCCTCGTCCTCCAGCGCGCGCATCTCCTTGGAGACCACGCGCGGATCGTCCCCTACCGGGGTGCCCTCGGACGGATCGTCCGCTCCCTCCTCGCCGGGGAAGTGGTTGGAGGTGTGGTACTCCTCCTCGACGGGGTCCTTCATGGACGGCTCGTCGACGTCCTCCTCCGCCGGCTTCCCCCGGGAGCCCCCTGGACGGTTGCGGCCCTTGAAGTAGGGCGACGGCTTGAGTTCGGTGCGATCGTTCTTCGACGCGCCACCACCTGAGGGCTTCGAGGAATCCGCGCGGGAAGAGGTCGGTCGGCGAGGGGGCATGGGTGTAGGCCGGTTCTTTGAGGCCGGAGCATCTTAGAGCGCCCGCCGTGCCAGGGGAATGCACAGAGCGACAGGCTGGAACACTCGGTGTGCGTTGGCCGTTGCCGGTGACGGATGGCCCCGTTAGGGTCCCCCTCATCTCACAGTGTCTTGGAGAATACGAATGCCCCGTGCCTCGGCGAGGACGAAGCGTCCCACCCCCGCCCAGCTGGCCCCCGTCATCAGCCAGCTGGCCCCGCCCGCTCCCCTGCTTCCCCAGCCGTTGATCGAGCGACTGCTCGCGGTAGCCATGGCGAAGGGGGGCGAGTTCGCCGAGGTGTACGTGGAGCGCTCGCTTACCACCGCGGTGGTATTGGAGGAGTCTCGCATCAAGAGCGCGCAGACGGGCCTGTCGCAGGGCGTGGGCGTGCGCGTCATCTCCGGGGCGAAGGTGGGCTACGCGTACTCGGACGACCTGGACGAGCCGGCGCTGATGCGGGCGGCGCGCACCGCGGCGATGATCGCGCAGGGCGGCGGCTCGGAGCAGAGCTTCAAGGTGAGCCGGGCGCCGGCGCCCACCTACTACCGGGTGGCGACGCCGCTGTCGGAGGTGGATGTCGCGCGCAAGGCGGAGCTGGTGCTGCGGGCGGACAAGGCGGCGCGGGCGTTCGACTCGCGGGTGAAGCAGGTGAACGGCTCGTACGCGGACAACACCAAGCGGATCGCCGTGGCCAACACGCTGGGCCACTACACGGAGGACACGCAGGACCTGTGCCGCATCGGCATCCAAGTGGTGGCCGAGGGCAAGAACAAGGAGCGGCGCACGGGCTCGTTCGGCGGCGGAGGCCGGGTGTCCTTCAGCCACTTCGACAGCTTCACGCCGGAGCAGGTGGGGCGCGAGGCGGCGCGGCAGGCGGTGGCCACGCTGGGCGCGGCCGAGTGCCAGGCGGGCCCGCAGACGGTGGTGCTGGCGCCGGGCTGGAGCGGCATCCTGCTGCACGAGGCGGTGGGCCACGGGCTGGAGGCGGACTTCATCCGCAAGGGCACCTCGCTGTTCGCCGGGAAGCTGGGACAGAAGGTGGCGTCGGACCTGGTCACCGTCATCGACGACGGGACGATGGCCAACAGCCGCGGCTCCATCAACGTGGATGACGAGGGCGTGCCCGCCGAGCGCAAGGTGCTGATCGAGAAGGGCGTGCTCAAGGGCTACATGTACGACAGCCTGAACGCGAAGCTGATGGGCCAGAAGTCCACGGGCAGCGGGCGGCGTCAGTCCTTCAAGCACATGCCGCTGCCGCGCATGACGAACACGTACCTGGCGCCGGGAGACCACTCGCCGGTGGACATCATCAAGGAAGTGAAGCGCGGGCTGTACTGCGCCAACTTCGGCGGTGGGCAGGTGGACATCACCAACGGTAACTTCGTCTTCGAGGTGAGCGAGGCGTACCAGATCGAGGACGGGAAGCTGGGGCGGCCGGTGAAGAACGCCATCCTGATTGGCGTGGGGCCGGAGGCGCTGAAGAACGTGTCGCGCGTGGGGTGCGATCCGATGCCGGATCCGGGCATGGGCACCTGCGGCAAGGACGGCCAGGGCGTGCCGGTGGGCGTGGGGCTGCCCACGCTGCGCATCGACAACATGACGGTGGGCGGGACGAAGGTCTCCTGAGGAGCGAAGCGTGAACAACTACGAGCAGCTCGCGAAGAAGATCGTCCAGCGCGCCAAGAAGAAGGGCGCGAAGCAGGCGGAGGCGTTCCTCGAGGTGGGGCGGCAGAGCTCCTGCCGCGTGCGGGACGGGGAGATCGCCGACCTGACCGAGGCCACCAGCAAGGGCATGGGCCTGCGCATCATCACCAAGGACAACCGGCTGGGGTTCGCATACACGTCGGACTTCGAGCCGACGTCGCTCGACAGCTTCGTGGATCGGGCGCTGCAGCTGGCGCAGACGGCGGCGCCGAACAAGCTCAACGGGCTGCCGACGGCGAAGGAGCTGGGAAAGCCGGGGGAGACGGGAGAGCTGTACGATCCGGCGGTGGCGAGCCTGGCGGGCGACTGGAAGATCAAGGCCGCGCTGGAGATCGAGAAGGTGGGCAAGTCGGTGGACCCGCGCGTCGCCACGTTCAACAACGTGGGCGCGGGGGACTACGTGGCCGAGGTGTACGTGGCCACCAGCGAGGGCCTGTCCTCCGGCTACGCGGGCACGTACGTGTACCTGTTCGGCTCTCCGGTGGCCTCGGAGAACGGCCAGCTCCAGACGAGCTACTGGATGGACTACAAGCGCTTCCTGGCGGATCTGGACTCGCCGGAGGCGGTGGGGCGCGAGGCGGCTCGGCGCGCGGTGCGGATGCTGGGGGCGAAGCGGGTGAAGAGCCAGCAGGTGCCGGTCATCTTCGATCCGCTGATGGCCGCATCGTTCGTGGACAACGTGTCGGACGCGGCGGATGGCAATGCCATCTACAAGAACTCGAGCGTCTTCGTGGGGAAGCTGGGCAAGCGGCTGGCGCCGGAGACGGTGACGGTGCTGGATGATGGCCTGTTGCCGCGAGGGCTGGGCACGGCGCCGTTCGATGGGGAGGGCGTGGCGACGCGGCGCACGCCGATCCTCGAGAAGGGCGTGCTGAAGAGCTACCTGTACGACTCGTTCACGGCGCGCAAGGCGAAGGCGAAGACGACGGGCAACGCGGCGCGGGGGTACAGCTCGCTGCCGCACATCGGGACGAACAACCTGTACATGGAGCCGGGCACGCGCTCGCCGGAGGAGCTCATCCGCGAGGTGAAGAGCGGCTTCTACGTCACGGCGATGCTGGGACAGGGAGCCGACCCGGTGACGGGCGAGTACTCGCGCGGCGCCAACGGGCTGTGGATCGAGAACGGGGAGCTGGCCTACCCGGTGCAGGAGGTGACGGTGGCGGGCAACCTGATGCAGATGCTGCAGGACGTGGACGCCATCGGCAGCGATCTCCAGTTCCGCGGCTCGGCCGGAGCGCCGACCATCCGGTTCAAGCAGCTCACGGTCTCCGGGGACTGACGGCCCCGCGTCCGACCTCAGAGGTTGGAGGGGCGCGGAGGCGTCCGTTCCAGCCGGGCTGAAGTTCAACACCGCGCTCAGTGCCAACCAGTCGGCACTGAGCCCCTGCCCTCGCCCACTGCCAACCAGTCGGCACTTGGCCCCCTCTCCTCGCCCAGTGCCGACCAGGTGGCACTGGGCACCTCCCCCTCGCTCACTGCCAACCAGTCGGCACTGGCCCCCCCCTCGCCCAGGTGCAAGCACGGACGGTGGAGATGGCGACGGCCCTCGCCCCGTTCCCGACATACACCACACATGTAAGATCCGGCCGAGGTGCGCCTCCCTTCCGGGCTCGGCAGCTGAGGTGCCTTGCCCGACAAACCCAGGAGGTAGGGCGCATGAGCCAGGGAGTGGCACTGCCTGCGGCACCGAAGCGACGGGGGCGGCGCCCTGCCTCGGCGTCACCCGTGGGGCCGGGCACGGACGTGGGCTCCTATGGGGTGGAGGCCCGCCTGGGCGCTGGCGGCTTTGGCACGGTGTTCCGCGCTCGGCGAGGTGGACAGGCGTACGCGCTGAAGCTGCTGGCTCTGCTGCGCGAGGAGGTGGGCGCCAAGCAGCTCAAGCGCACCAGCAGGGGTATCACCATCGCCCACTTCCCCGCGGTGAAGACGCTCGAGGATTTCGACTTCAAGGCGCAGCCCTCCATCGAGCCGCGGCTGGTGCGGGAGCTGGCCACCGGACGCTTCATCGCGCAGGCCGAGAACGTGCTGCTGTTCGGCACGCCGGGCGTAGGCAAGACGCATCTGGCCATCGCGCTGGGCCGAGCGGCGGTGGAGACTGGGCACTCGGTGCTCTTCACCAACGCCACAGCCCTGCTGGCGGCGCTGGCCAAGGCCGAGAGCGAGGGGACCTTGAGGGACATGCCGTGCTGGGCAGTCTTTACGGAAACCGCGCTCGACCGGGTTGGATCGCTCTCGCCAGAAGCTCCGAGCGGCGGGCTCGATTCCCGCCGCCGCCCTCCCGACAAGCCCGACTACGCCCGCCGGTGACGACTTGCAATGGTGCTGCGGAGTGCAGTGTGGTCAAACCCGCACCACGATCTTCCCGAGTTGCTCATTCGATTCCAGGAAGCGGTGCGCGTCGACGATCTGGTCGAACGCGAACGTCTTCGCGATCACCGGTCGCAGCGCGCCCGACGCGAGTCCATCGACGATGAAGGACCTGGCGGTGGCCAATCGCTCGGGAGCGTTGAGGAGTTCGTGCACGAGATAGCCGCGCAGCGTCAGCATCTTGCTCAAGACTTCAAACAGCGGAAACGGCGTGGGCTCCGGGCTCAGGCCGCCATACTCGATCAGGATCCCGCCCTTCGACATCGCCGCGACAAGCGGCCCGAAGATCGGCCCGCCGATCGGATCCAGCACCACGCGCACGCCCTGCTCACCGGCGATCTCCCGGAGCCTGGCGGCGAGGTCTTCCTCCGCGGAGGCCACCACGCTTGCCGCCCCCTGCTCCAGCAGTGCCGGTGCCTTGGCGGACGTACGAGTGACTGCAATCGGGATGGCGCCGACGCTTCGCGCAATCTGGATTGCGGCGAGCCCCACGCTGCTCGATGCCGCCGTGACCACGACATGCTCGCCCTGCCTGAGCCCGGCGAGGTCGATCAATGCGCCATAGGCGGTGAGGTATGCCATCCACGTGGCCGCAGCGGCTTCCCACGATAATGAGGGCGGATGCTTGACGACCAGCGCTGCCGGGAACGTGACGAGGTCGCCATAGGCTGGCCATCGCACCATTGACGTCGGCGGCACGATGCTGACTGCATCGCCGGGCGCCACGTCGACGACACCGGCGCCCACGGCATCGACGATACCGGCAGCTTCAAGACCCAGGCCGGAAGGCAACCGCGGTGTTTCGATATACGTGCCGGCGCGCAGCAAGGCCTCGGCCCGGTTCAGGCCCAGCGCCTTGACCCGGATGCGAACCTCGCCCGGCCCGGGCAGCGGGACATCGACCTGGTCGATCTGCAGTACGTCGGGACCTCCGTGCCGATGAAAGCGGACAACGCGCGCCATGGCTCCGACTCCTAAGCATTGGGTTCGAATAGACTGTGCCGGCGCGCTCTCCGCTGGTAAATGCCCAGTCCGGCAGCACAGTCGAAACCAGGAGTTTCCAATATGGACCGCCTGACGAGCATGGCCGTGTTCATCAAGGCCGTGGACCTTGGCTCGTTTGCCGCGGCAGCCGATGCACTCGGCATGTCCGGACCGATGGTCGGCAAGCACGTACGCTTCCTGGAAGAGCGGCTCGGCGTACGCCTGATCACCCGCACCACGCGCCGCCAGACCCTGACCGAATTCGGGCGCGCCTACTACGAACGCTGCCGCGTGGTGCTGGCCGAAGCCGAGGCCGCCGACGCGCTCGCGGCCGATCAGCTGGCCGAGCCGCACGGCAAGCTGCGCGTCACCA
Above is a window of Hyalangium gracile DNA encoding:
- a CDS encoding zinc-dependent alcohol dehydrogenase family protein, producing the protein MARVVRFHRHGGPDVLQIDQVDVPLPGPGEVRIRVKALGLNRAEALLRAGTYIETPRLPSGLGLEAAGIVDAVGAGVVDVAPGDAVSIVPPTSMVRWPAYGDLVTFPAALVVKHPPSLSWEAAAATWMAYLTAYGALIDLAGLRQGEHVVVTAASSSVGLAAIQIARSVGAIPIAVTRTSAKAPALLEQGAASVVASAEEDLAARLREIAGEQGVRVVLDPIGGPIFGPLVAAMSKGGILIEYGGLSPEPTPFPLFEVLSKMLTLRGYLVHELLNAPERLATARSFIVDGLASGALRPVIAKTFAFDQIVDAHRFLESNEQLGKIVVRV
- a CDS encoding TldD/PmbA family protein, which gives rise to MPRASARTKRPTPAQLAPVISQLAPPAPLLPQPLIERLLAVAMAKGGEFAEVYVERSLTTAVVLEESRIKSAQTGLSQGVGVRVISGAKVGYAYSDDLDEPALMRAARTAAMIAQGGGSEQSFKVSRAPAPTYYRVATPLSEVDVARKAELVLRADKAARAFDSRVKQVNGSYADNTKRIAVANTLGHYTEDTQDLCRIGIQVVAEGKNKERRTGSFGGGGRVSFSHFDSFTPEQVGREAARQAVATLGAAECQAGPQTVVLAPGWSGILLHEAVGHGLEADFIRKGTSLFAGKLGQKVASDLVTVIDDGTMANSRGSINVDDEGVPAERKVLIEKGVLKGYMYDSLNAKLMGQKSTGSGRRQSFKHMPLPRMTNTYLAPGDHSPVDIIKEVKRGLYCANFGGGQVDITNGNFVFEVSEAYQIEDGKLGRPVKNAILIGVGPEALKNVSRVGCDPMPDPGMGTCGKDGQGVPVGVGLPTLRIDNMTVGGTKVS
- a CDS encoding ATP-binding protein yields the protein MSQGVALPAAPKRRGRRPASASPVGPGTDVGSYGVEARLGAGGFGTVFRARRGGQAYALKLLALLREEVGAKQLKRTSRGITIAHFPAVKTLEDFDFKAQPSIEPRLVRELATGRFIAQAENVLLFGTPGVGKTHLAIALGRAAVETGHSVLFTNATALLAALAKAESEGTLRDMPCWAVFTETALDRVGSLSPEAPSGGLDSRRRPPDKPDYARR
- a CDS encoding TldD/PmbA family protein, giving the protein MNNYEQLAKKIVQRAKKKGAKQAEAFLEVGRQSSCRVRDGEIADLTEATSKGMGLRIITKDNRLGFAYTSDFEPTSLDSFVDRALQLAQTAAPNKLNGLPTAKELGKPGETGELYDPAVASLAGDWKIKAALEIEKVGKSVDPRVATFNNVGAGDYVAEVYVATSEGLSSGYAGTYVYLFGSPVASENGQLQTSYWMDYKRFLADLDSPEAVGREAARRAVRMLGAKRVKSQQVPVIFDPLMAASFVDNVSDAADGNAIYKNSSVFVGKLGKRLAPETVTVLDDGLLPRGLGTAPFDGEGVATRRTPILEKGVLKSYLYDSFTARKAKAKTTGNAARGYSSLPHIGTNNLYMEPGTRSPEELIREVKSGFYVTAMLGQGADPVTGEYSRGANGLWIENGELAYPVQEVTVAGNLMQMLQDVDAIGSDLQFRGSAGAPTIRFKQLTVSGD